A stretch of Leptospira perdikensis DNA encodes these proteins:
- the eboC gene encoding UbiA-like protein EboC (EboC, a homolog the polyprenyltransferase UbiA, belongs to system of proteins involved in the trafficking of precursor metabolites to an extracytoplasmic compartment so that the biosynthesis of certain natural products, such as scytonemin, can be completed.) codes for MYLKAYFTLLRPANLVTALADILAGMSIVGFIWNDLTPVLLLISTIGLYGGGVVLNDYFDLSVDTKERPERPIPSGKVSKHAALVLGVLFLGLGVVFAFLYQIQSGWIASVIVILVLTYNRFAKHHSIFGPIFMGMCRGGNLILGMSLVSDVKLSEVFLSIFPILYIAAITMISRDEVHGGKKRSLVFAGILYLLVFFSISFLSFRLGNIFLSIPFVFMHCGMVYPPLFRAYQNPIGPMIGKAVKMGVITLILLNASFAASFGFLSVALIILCLLPLSLILAKYFSVT; via the coding sequence ATGTATTTAAAAGCTTATTTTACTCTTCTTCGACCTGCAAATTTAGTTACGGCACTTGCTGACATTCTCGCAGGTATGTCTATTGTTGGTTTTATTTGGAATGACCTAACACCCGTATTACTTCTAATCTCCACCATTGGTTTGTATGGTGGAGGTGTGGTTTTGAATGATTATTTTGACCTCTCCGTTGATACTAAAGAAAGACCGGAACGTCCTATTCCCAGTGGAAAGGTCTCTAAACACGCTGCTTTGGTATTAGGAGTTTTGTTTTTGGGACTGGGAGTAGTTTTTGCATTTTTATACCAGATTCAAAGTGGTTGGATTGCCTCGGTTATTGTTATTTTAGTTCTTACTTACAACCGTTTTGCGAAGCACCACTCTATTTTTGGTCCGATTTTTATGGGAATGTGTCGTGGTGGTAATTTAATTCTTGGAATGAGTTTAGTCTCTGATGTTAAATTATCTGAAGTTTTCCTTTCGATTTTTCCCATTTTATACATCGCAGCAATCACAATGATTAGTCGAGATGAAGTCCATGGTGGTAAAAAAAGATCCCTTGTTTTTGCAGGGATTTTATATCTGTTAGTTTTTTTCTCTATCTCATTTTTATCTTTTCGATTGGGGAATATCTTTTTAAGTATTCCTTTTGTCTTTATGCATTGTGGGATGGTGTACCCTCCGCTTTTTCGTGCCTACCAAAATCCAATTGGACCTATGATTGGTAAGGCGGTAAAAATGGGTGTCATCACACTCATCCTTCTCAATGCTTCCTTTGCGGCAAGTTTTGGGTTTTTGTCCGTAGCTCTTATTATCCTTTGTTTGTTACCACTTTCTCTGATTTTGGCAAAATATTTTTCTGTTACTTAG
- a CDS encoding 3-dehydroquinate synthase, which produces MIEDSLPPLLSEFQVPYRYTVQFTKGIFRPENTCLRKFFISEQKEGIIKKALIVLDEGLVAHHPHLTAEIKSYFQDLDSIVQLTSDVMVIPGGEDCKNNSKLWESLVNAVDRFGIDRHSYIITIGGGAVLDLVGYVAAVSHRGIRLVRIPTTVLSQNDSGVGVKNGINYQGKKNFLGSFAPPVAVFNDFLFLESLDDRDWRSGMAEAIKVSLIKDKDFFHWIESNVETLKNRNLEKMSYLIHRCAELHMDHIAKGDPFEFGSSRPLDFGHWAAHKLEYLTDFSIRHGEAVAIGMALDTVYSFQKNLLAEEDCNRILSVLKKLGFVIYHPKLSEREKTNLYLGLQEFREHLGGRLTIMLLCGIGQSKEVHEIDRKTLADSVDFLVEVQ; this is translated from the coding sequence ATGATTGAAGATTCACTCCCTCCTCTTTTGTCTGAGTTCCAAGTTCCTTATCGTTATACGGTTCAATTTACGAAAGGAATCTTCCGTCCGGAAAACACTTGTTTGCGTAAATTTTTTATATCAGAACAAAAAGAAGGAATCATAAAAAAAGCTCTTATCGTTTTAGATGAGGGTTTAGTTGCCCACCATCCCCATTTAACAGCAGAGATCAAATCCTACTTTCAAGATTTGGATTCGATTGTTCAACTAACAAGTGATGTAATGGTGATTCCCGGTGGAGAGGATTGTAAAAACAATTCCAAACTTTGGGAATCTTTGGTAAATGCCGTGGATCGTTTTGGAATAGATAGACATTCTTATATCATAACGATTGGCGGAGGGGCCGTCCTTGATTTGGTCGGATATGTTGCGGCAGTTTCTCATCGAGGGATTCGTTTGGTTCGGATACCGACAACTGTACTTTCGCAAAATGATTCTGGAGTGGGAGTGAAGAATGGGATCAATTACCAAGGAAAAAAGAATTTTTTAGGAAGTTTCGCACCACCGGTTGCTGTATTTAACGATTTTTTATTTTTAGAAAGTTTAGATGACAGGGATTGGCGTTCGGGTATGGCTGAAGCAATCAAAGTATCGCTCATCAAAGATAAAGATTTTTTTCATTGGATTGAATCGAATGTCGAAACTTTGAAAAACCGTAACTTAGAGAAGATGTCTTATTTAATTCATCGTTGCGCTGAACTTCATATGGATCATATTGCGAAAGGAGATCCTTTTGAGTTTGGATCTTCTAGGCCTCTCGACTTCGGGCACTGGGCTGCACATAAATTGGAATACTTAACTGATTTTTCTATCAGACATGGGGAGGCTGTTGCCATCGGTATGGCCCTCGATACTGTTTATTCATTTCAAAAGAATTTACTTGCTGAAGAGGATTGTAATCGCATCCTTTCGGTTCTAAAGAAACTAGGTTTTGTAATTTATCATCCTAAGTTATCCGAAAGAGAAAAAACAAATTTATATTTGGGTTTGCAGGAATTTAGAGAACATCTAGGTGGGAGACTCACCATTATGTTGTTATGTGGCATTGGGCAGTCAAAAGAAGTTCATGAAATCGATCGAAAAACACTCGCAGATTCTGTAGATTTCCTGGTCGAAGTGCAATGA
- the eboE gene encoding metabolite traffic protein EboE, with product MNTRYGQLTYCSNIHPGEYWSDHFIHLKNNLPLVRKIVSPDAPMGIGLRLSNEASLELIKPEMIIEFQTWLETEGFYVFLINGFPYGSFHERIVKENVYHPDWATNERLEYTLRLFSILSQLLPKGMDGGVSTPPLSYQFFDTNDVDRKRRTENATKQIVDVLIHLVEIQIKTGQTLHLDIEPEPDGILGNVNLWVQWFLKLLLPAAISKVQSKWGVTKEKAEGMTKTHIRLCLDVCHSAVSFEDNQNIIRLLKENSIQVGRIQISSALKVNFPNEPKETMDVLVGFDEPTYLHQVVVKSLDQKIQSYPDLPEAIQAGGKPFEEWRIHFHVPVFLNSYGLLASTQRELIEILNLQKEFQITNALEIETYTWGVLPKELQIPVVESIIREFQWVESILEIGKKSKD from the coding sequence ATGAACACTCGGTATGGCCAGCTAACGTATTGTTCCAATATTCACCCTGGTGAATATTGGTCAGATCATTTCATTCATCTAAAAAATAACCTTCCTCTCGTTCGTAAAATTGTTTCTCCGGATGCACCTATGGGTATTGGCCTTCGATTGTCAAACGAAGCCTCTTTAGAATTAATAAAACCTGAGATGATAATTGAATTTCAAACTTGGTTGGAGACGGAAGGGTTTTATGTTTTTTTAATCAATGGATTTCCTTACGGCAGTTTCCACGAAAGAATTGTAAAAGAAAATGTGTATCATCCAGATTGGGCCACGAACGAACGTTTAGAATATACTTTACGATTGTTTTCGATTCTTTCTCAATTATTACCCAAAGGAATGGACGGTGGAGTTTCCACACCTCCTTTGTCCTACCAGTTTTTTGACACAAACGATGTAGACCGTAAAAGAAGAACAGAAAATGCCACCAAACAGATAGTAGATGTCCTGATTCATTTAGTTGAGATTCAAATAAAAACAGGACAAACTTTGCATTTGGATATAGAACCAGAACCCGACGGAATTTTGGGAAATGTTAATCTTTGGGTGCAGTGGTTTTTAAAATTACTTTTGCCTGCAGCTATTTCTAAAGTACAATCAAAATGGGGGGTTACAAAAGAAAAAGCAGAAGGTATGACAAAAACACATATTCGACTTTGTTTGGATGTTTGTCATTCTGCTGTAAGTTTCGAAGACAACCAAAACATCATTCGTTTACTGAAAGAAAATTCCATCCAAGTTGGTCGTATCCAAATTAGTTCGGCATTGAAGGTAAATTTCCCCAATGAACCAAAGGAAACAATGGATGTACTTGTTGGTTTTGATGAACCAACTTATCTCCATCAGGTGGTAGTCAAATCCCTTGATCAAAAAATACAATCCTATCCAGATTTACCTGAAGCCATCCAGGCTGGCGGAAAACCATTTGAAGAATGGCGGATTCATTTTCATGTTCCCGTATTTTTAAATTCCTATGGACTTTTAGCATCTACCCAAAGGGAACTAATCGAAATTTTGAATTTACAAAAAGAATTTCAGATCACTAATGCCTTGGAAATAGAAACCTATACTTGGGGTGTATTACCGAAAGAATTACAAATTCCCGTTGTTGAATCCATCATTCGCGAATTTCAATGGGTAGAGTCGATTTTGGAGATAGGAAAAAAATCTAAGGATTGA
- a CDS encoding alkaline phosphatase family protein: MKQTKLNHFKKTVVIDVVGLSASLVGEFTPFLKKYLESRQTRLIEPMLPALTTSSQSTYLTGQWPNKHGIVGNGWYDHEDSEIKFWKQSNPLVNGEKIWERAKKIDPSFTCSKMFWWYNMYSSADYSVTPRPQYHADGVKAPDCYSQPPELRNELQSVLGQFPLFHFWGPNANIKSTQWIADATILVDKKYNPTLTLVYLPHLDYCLQKFGPKQNTIKKELREIDTVLKQLIQYYESKDTQIILLSEYGITEVHRPIHINRILRENGLVSVRKERWYELLDPGASKAFAVSDHQIAHIYCKDETVKNQVLELLKKVPGISLILDKKAQKKYHIDHKRSGDIVAVSDWDSWFTYYYWLDDKKAPDYARLVDIHRKPGYDPCEMFMDPKKPGIRLRAGLKILRKKMGFRYLMDVIPLDASLVKGSHGALHKKKEFYPIFSSDKPYPKKEISADKVYDLIWSQMTS; the protein is encoded by the coding sequence ATGAAACAAACAAAATTAAATCATTTTAAAAAAACGGTAGTCATTGATGTTGTAGGGCTTAGCGCTAGTTTGGTGGGAGAGTTTACTCCGTTTCTAAAAAAGTATTTGGAAAGTAGGCAAACCCGGCTCATTGAACCTATGCTTCCTGCTTTGACAACTAGTTCCCAATCAACTTATCTGACTGGTCAGTGGCCCAACAAACATGGAATTGTTGGGAATGGTTGGTATGATCATGAAGATTCGGAAATCAAATTTTGGAAACAATCCAATCCTCTGGTGAATGGAGAAAAGATTTGGGAACGAGCTAAAAAAATAGATCCAAGTTTTACCTGTTCTAAAATGTTTTGGTGGTACAATATGTACTCAAGTGCAGATTATTCCGTCACCCCTAGACCACAGTATCATGCAGATGGAGTCAAAGCCCCCGATTGTTATTCGCAACCACCGGAACTTCGGAACGAGTTACAATCAGTGCTTGGTCAGTTTCCGCTATTTCATTTTTGGGGACCGAATGCTAATATCAAATCTACACAGTGGATTGCTGATGCCACTATCCTGGTAGATAAAAAGTACAATCCTACTCTCACGTTAGTGTATCTTCCTCATCTCGATTATTGCCTTCAAAAGTTTGGGCCAAAGCAGAATACCATCAAAAAAGAACTTCGTGAGATTGATACAGTCCTAAAACAATTGATTCAATATTATGAAAGTAAAGACACCCAGATCATTTTATTATCTGAATATGGAATTACTGAAGTTCATCGCCCCATACACATCAATCGAATTTTACGCGAGAACGGTCTTGTTTCTGTTCGCAAAGAAAGGTGGTATGAACTTTTGGATCCAGGAGCATCTAAAGCATTTGCGGTTTCTGATCATCAAATTGCACATATCTATTGTAAGGATGAGACTGTCAAAAATCAGGTTTTAGAACTTTTAAAAAAAGTTCCTGGTATCTCTCTCATTTTGGATAAAAAAGCGCAAAAAAAATACCATATCGATCACAAACGCTCCGGAGATATTGTTGCAGTTTCCGACTGGGACTCCTGGTTCACTTACTACTATTGGTTAGATGACAAAAAGGCTCCAGATTATGCTCGTTTGGTGGATATTCACAGAAAACCTGGATATGATCCTTGTGAAATGTTTATGGATCCTAAAAAACCAGGGATTCGTTTGCGGGCTGGGCTAAAAATACTTCGTAAAAAAATGGGATTTCGGTATCTGATGGACGTGATTCCTTTAGATGCCAGTTTGGTGAAGGGTTCCCATGGGGCTCTTCATAAAAAAAAGGAATTTTACCCTATTTTTTCTTCAGACAAACCATACCCTAAAAAAGAAATTTCTGCTGATAAAGTGTACGATTTGATTTGGTCCCAGATGACTTCTTAG
- a CDS encoding Crp/Fnr family transcriptional regulator, with protein sequence MSVEEIKIVNYSKGAAIVVQNSINTGNFFIVRSGRVSVDSEHIVVDHELAYYEAGDSFGLVSALTEHRFLVTLFADTDVELVQIPIRLLGSYLKERKELAMKILGLYSRELRTLQKHLSKANKPADRDYHPERLVLNAKTYLSWQKPNLAAYSLQTFLNWSKENNSTENLTEATDLLRAIGSNYKPFVWDSMQGNVEAGEILFVESEKNNEIYVVLEGNVKLFGIVRGYEYVIDVLGPGEIFGEMSLIDNAPRMASAITETKSKILRVTAENLFESVGPSLLQKIFESIARRIWFSHQRLVILRLKTPVIRLYAYLYNSIRDQDIRLGRNLDESLANAHTIYIQMEELCNMCGIIKVKQDTIQEFLADTNLTIEPNRITIKSRKRLEEKLGHYKSKEGQIVA encoded by the coding sequence GTGTCCGTCGAAGAAATCAAAATTGTAAACTATTCCAAAGGTGCTGCCATCGTTGTGCAGAACTCCATTAATACTGGAAATTTTTTTATTGTTAGGTCTGGACGAGTTTCGGTTGATTCCGAACATATCGTTGTTGACCATGAACTTGCTTATTATGAAGCAGGAGATAGTTTTGGCCTTGTATCTGCCCTCACCGAACACCGATTTTTGGTAACTTTGTTTGCAGATACTGATGTTGAGTTAGTTCAAATTCCCATCCGTCTACTTGGGTCATATCTAAAAGAAAGAAAGGAACTAGCGATGAAAATTTTGGGTCTCTACTCAAGAGAACTCAGAACCCTACAAAAACATCTTTCCAAAGCCAACAAACCAGCCGACAGGGATTATCATCCCGAACGATTGGTTTTAAATGCGAAGACATATTTGTCTTGGCAAAAACCAAATTTGGCTGCTTATTCTTTACAAACTTTTTTAAACTGGTCTAAAGAAAACAACTCCACGGAAAACCTAACGGAAGCTACTGATTTACTCAGAGCCATTGGATCTAATTACAAACCCTTTGTTTGGGATAGTATGCAAGGTAATGTAGAGGCTGGTGAGATTCTGTTTGTTGAAAGCGAAAAGAATAACGAAATCTATGTTGTATTAGAAGGAAATGTCAAACTATTTGGTATCGTTCGTGGTTACGAATATGTCATCGATGTTTTAGGACCTGGCGAAATTTTTGGTGAGATGTCTCTTATTGATAATGCACCTCGTATGGCTTCTGCCATTACAGAAACTAAAAGTAAAATTCTTCGTGTAACAGCAGAAAATTTATTTGAATCTGTCGGCCCTTCGTTGTTACAAAAAATCTTCGAAAGTATTGCAAGACGAATTTGGTTCTCGCACCAGCGTTTGGTAATTTTGCGATTGAAAACTCCGGTGATTCGACTTTACGCATATCTTTACAATTCCATTCGAGACCAAGACATACGATTGGGTAGGAATTTGGATGAAAGTCTTGCCAATGCTCATACTATCTACATCCAAATGGAAGAACTTTGTAATATGTGCGGAATCATCAAGGTCAAACAAGATACGATCCAAGAGTTCCTGGCTGACACAAACCTAACCATTGAACCCAACCGCATTACTATCAAAAGTCGCAAACGTTTGGAAGAGAAATTGGGGCATTACAAATCCAAAGAAGGGCAGATTGTTGCCTAA
- a CDS encoding DoxX family protein: MKKFLVYSLGAFYIIAGTNHFFSPDFYLEIMPDYLPFHELLNVTSGLAEITLGVLVLYERMRKIVCFGIILLLLAIYPANINMLLTALEGKDYGVPIWALYARLPVQFLFIYWAWFVRDYKETEEPTYPS; encoded by the coding sequence ATGAAAAAATTTCTCGTGTATTCTCTCGGGGCATTCTATATCATAGCGGGAACCAATCATTTCTTTTCACCTGATTTTTATTTAGAAATCATGCCGGATTACCTACCGTTCCACGAATTACTAAACGTAACGAGTGGGCTTGCAGAAATTACACTTGGTGTTCTTGTTCTTTACGAACGAATGCGAAAGATCGTCTGTTTTGGTATCATTCTTTTGTTACTTGCGATCTATCCAGCTAACATAAATATGTTGCTAACGGCTTTAGAGGGAAAGGACTATGGTGTTCCAATCTGGGCATTATACGCACGATTACCCGTTCAGTTTTTGTTTATCTATTGGGCTTGGTTTGTTCGAGATTACAAAGAAACTGAAGAACCCACTTACCCATCCTAG
- a CDS encoding ArsR family transcriptional regulator, producing the protein MTKEQKRKPLENSKKGGQWTFLSNHAHVLICLSRDPEMRLKDVALLVGITERAVQAIVKDLVDAQILDKSKDGRRNQYLIQTEQKLRHPLEATHSISELLRLGK; encoded by the coding sequence ATGACAAAAGAGCAAAAAAGAAAACCCTTAGAAAATTCCAAGAAAGGCGGACAATGGACCTTTCTATCCAATCATGCGCATGTTTTGATTTGTTTGAGTAGAGATCCAGAGATGCGGCTGAAAGATGTGGCCCTGCTTGTTGGGATTACTGAAAGAGCCGTACAAGCCATTGTCAAAGATTTGGTAGATGCACAAATTTTAGACAAAAGCAAGGATGGACGCCGGAATCAATATTTAATCCAAACAGAACAGAAATTGAGGCATCCTTTGGAGGCAACACACTCAATTTCGGAATTATTGCGGTTAGGAAAATAA
- a CDS encoding ketopantoate reductase family protein, giving the protein MSKTYPSIAISGIGSVTVTIIHALHQNAVPFQILCRNENRFQSLSASPIRFQGPNGKNVSVNLKSHLTKIQETKDKFDYILIGCKNQNIKEYLEETKHLLTPNGKWILIQNGIPESQFETYKNQIIGGVVGWNTQTLSNGTYYQSNVGSIILGDTSGKKPDSVWLEMLPPYLPVILTDKLAGYRWHKLAINSIINGLAAAKQVSLGELFLNKNSRREAIDTLTEIKQLINKLGIEERVVPGSFPIQKLGDGPGALPTWIRHLILLILGLKYFRIRTSMVQDLDHGRKTEIDFINGEVVKMAKGLHIPVPRNEWIVSKVKESEKLRVT; this is encoded by the coding sequence ATGTCAAAAACGTATCCTTCCATTGCGATTAGTGGAATTGGCTCTGTAACAGTAACCATCATTCACGCACTTCATCAAAATGCGGTTCCTTTCCAAATCCTTTGTCGCAATGAAAATAGATTTCAATCTTTAAGTGCATCCCCTATACGTTTCCAAGGCCCTAATGGAAAAAATGTAAGTGTCAATTTAAAAAGCCATCTAACAAAAATCCAAGAAACCAAAGATAAATTTGATTATATTTTAATTGGATGTAAAAACCAAAACATAAAAGAATATCTGGAAGAAACAAAACATTTACTTACACCTAATGGAAAATGGATTCTCATTCAAAACGGAATTCCCGAATCTCAATTTGAAACTTACAAAAATCAAATCATTGGTGGAGTTGTTGGATGGAATACCCAAACACTATCCAATGGAACCTATTACCAATCGAATGTAGGAAGTATCATTCTCGGTGATACTTCCGGGAAGAAACCTGATTCTGTTTGGCTAGAAATGTTACCACCTTATCTGCCGGTAATCCTAACAGACAAACTTGCTGGATACCGCTGGCACAAACTAGCCATTAACTCCATCATCAATGGACTTGCTGCAGCGAAACAAGTAAGTTTAGGTGAATTATTTCTAAACAAGAATTCTAGGCGAGAAGCAATTGATACATTAACAGAGATTAAACAATTAATAAACAAATTAGGAATTGAAGAACGAGTAGTTCCCGGATCCTTCCCCATTCAAAAGTTAGGTGATGGGCCAGGAGCTTTGCCCACGTGGATTCGTCATTTGATACTTTTGATTCTTGGTTTGAAATATTTCAGAATACGCACTTCTATGGTCCAAGATTTAGATCACGGACGAAAGACAGAAATTGATTTTATCAATGGAGAAGTAGTAAAGATGGCAAAAGGTCTACATATCCCAGTGCCTAGAAATGAATGGATTGTTTCGAAAGTGAAAGAATCAGAAAAATTGCGGGTAACCTAA
- a CDS encoding LIC11742 family lipoprotein, which translates to MKNFFFRIFIFMLVGVFFGNCIYTELRSPGLAANMTQYVMTSEDYQILGPVETQGEFVSWFLLVVTGETGYSELLKQTREKGGDDIINYRFEVRQKSILLIVWNRVIWNASAIAIKYKDKIKK; encoded by the coding sequence ATGAAAAACTTTTTCTTTAGAATATTTATTTTCATGTTAGTTGGAGTTTTCTTCGGGAATTGTATTTATACAGAACTTCGATCACCGGGTCTTGCGGCCAATATGACACAGTATGTAATGACTTCAGAGGATTATCAAATCCTTGGACCTGTTGAAACTCAAGGGGAATTTGTATCTTGGTTTTTACTTGTAGTCACAGGTGAAACTGGATATAGCGAACTTCTGAAACAAACACGTGAAAAAGGTGGGGACGATATTATCAATTACCGCTTTGAAGTTCGTCAAAAGAGTATTTTACTAATTGTGTGGAACCGCGTGATCTGGAATGCATCTGCAATTGCTATCAAATACAAAGATAAAATCAAAAAGTAA
- the perRA gene encoding peroxide-responsive transcriptional repressor PerRA yields the protein MDLSYQKTKELLESHGIRPTSQRLEMAHLLLERHQHLFAEEVFHLVNSHFPHASRATIFNNLKLFAEKGMLGTLELKNGVTHFDSNIGPHHHALNEETGEITDVEMDEELEKEVLNELKESYFKKTGKKLDNVKLVITLRGK from the coding sequence ATGGACTTAAGTTACCAAAAAACTAAGGAACTCCTCGAATCCCACGGGATCCGACCGACTTCACAGAGATTGGAAATGGCTCACTTACTTTTGGAACGCCACCAACACCTCTTTGCAGAAGAAGTGTTCCATCTGGTCAATTCCCACTTTCCTCATGCATCGCGTGCCACAATTTTCAATAACCTCAAACTCTTTGCTGAAAAAGGAATGCTTGGAACTTTGGAGTTAAAAAATGGCGTCACTCATTTTGATTCCAACATTGGGCCTCACCATCACGCTCTCAATGAAGAGACGGGTGAGATTACAGATGTGGAAATGGATGAGGAGTTAGAAAAAGAAGTTCTAAATGAACTCAAAGAGAGTTATTTTAAAAAGACAGGGAAAAAACTAGATAACGTAAAACTTGTGATTACACTTAGAGGGAAATAA
- a CDS encoding ankyrin repeat domain-containing protein yields MDRKQEESGSQSAAWKEFQATIQGEAPEKVTAFRFARAGDLASLSKETPFPEAFEWKDERGNSLLMLSSYHGQEVVTNYLLEKGAYPNDRDRSGNSVLMGAAFKGHLEIVRLLLRWGADPELRNPQGFSALDFATMFGREKIISYLRRITVHSQRKTWKLWIKYLHTLAKNKFLINKKEAHI; encoded by the coding sequence ATGGACAGAAAACAAGAAGAAAGTGGCAGTCAATCGGCCGCTTGGAAGGAATTTCAAGCCACGATCCAAGGAGAAGCGCCAGAAAAGGTAACTGCCTTTCGTTTTGCACGAGCTGGAGATTTAGCCTCGCTTTCCAAAGAAACTCCGTTTCCAGAGGCCTTCGAATGGAAGGATGAACGAGGGAACTCCTTATTAATGCTGTCCTCCTACCATGGTCAGGAAGTGGTCACGAATTATCTCCTAGAAAAGGGAGCTTACCCTAATGATAGGGACCGGTCTGGAAATTCTGTTTTGATGGGTGCGGCTTTTAAAGGTCACCTAGAAATTGTTAGGTTACTTTTGAGGTGGGGTGCAGATCCAGAATTGAGAAATCCACAAGGCTTCAGTGCTCTCGATTTCGCAACCATGTTTGGTCGGGAAAAAATCATTTCTTATTTAAGAAGGATAACAGTTCATTCGCAAAGAAAAACTTGGAAACTATGGATCAAATACCTTCATACGCTCGCAAAAAATAAATTTTTAATAAATAAAAAGGAGGCTCATATATGA
- a CDS encoding catalase gives MSNNQLTTAGGQPVSSNQHSITAGERGPILIQDTHLIEKLAHFNRERIPERVVHAKGAGAFGVFRLTKDLSEYTIAKVFQGKGKETPLFLRFSTVAGEKGSADTERDPRGFAVKFYTEDGIWDVVGNNTPVFFERDPLKFPDFIHSQKRDPVTGYKNPVRMWDYWSKAPEAMHQITILFSDRGIPDGYRFMNGYGSHTFSFWNQKSERFWVKFHFKSKQGIKNLSLEKASELAGSDPDYATRDLFEAIHRKEFPKWRVCIQIMPEKDAETYKVNPFDLTKVWSHKDYPLIEVGELELNQNPKNYFFEVEQAGFSPSNLVPGIGVSPDKMLQGRLFAYPDAQRYRLGGNYQLIPVNRSKSPTNTYQMDGYRSEENPTYDNYEPNGFSGPKEDIRVSEPPLRISSAVDRYDSHKENDDFSQAGDLYRMLKPEERDRLTSVIAGTMKGIPKDLAKKNIEHFAKCDPEYGKKIAEKVGL, from the coding sequence ATGAGCAATAACCAACTAACGACGGCAGGTGGACAACCTGTATCTAGTAACCAACATAGTATCACCGCCGGAGAACGTGGCCCAATCCTTATTCAGGACACCCATTTGATTGAAAAACTAGCTCATTTCAATCGCGAGAGAATTCCAGAGAGAGTCGTTCATGCGAAAGGAGCAGGTGCTTTTGGAGTATTTCGCCTAACAAAAGATTTATCGGAGTATACTATTGCAAAAGTATTTCAAGGAAAAGGCAAAGAAACTCCGCTATTCTTAAGGTTTTCTACTGTTGCTGGTGAAAAAGGTTCGGCTGATACAGAAAGAGATCCTCGTGGATTTGCAGTGAAGTTTTATACTGAAGATGGGATTTGGGATGTTGTTGGAAATAACACACCGGTATTTTTTGAAAGGGATCCATTAAAATTCCCTGACTTCATTCATTCTCAAAAAAGAGATCCTGTAACTGGTTATAAAAACCCAGTTAGAATGTGGGATTATTGGTCAAAAGCTCCGGAAGCTATGCACCAAATCACCATTCTATTTAGCGATCGAGGAATCCCTGATGGATACCGATTTATGAATGGGTATGGGTCTCATACTTTTAGTTTTTGGAATCAAAAATCCGAACGTTTTTGGGTGAAGTTTCACTTTAAATCGAAACAAGGAATCAAAAACTTATCTCTTGAAAAAGCAAGTGAATTGGCAGGATCAGATCCAGATTATGCAACCAGAGATTTGTTTGAAGCTATCCATAGAAAAGAATTTCCAAAATGGAGGGTTTGTATTCAAATTATGCCTGAAAAGGATGCAGAAACCTATAAAGTAAATCCATTTGATTTAACAAAAGTTTGGTCACACAAAGACTATCCATTGATCGAAGTTGGTGAACTTGAGTTGAATCAAAATCCGAAAAACTACTTCTTTGAAGTGGAGCAGGCCGGTTTTAGTCCAAGTAATTTGGTTCCAGGCATTGGAGTTTCCCCAGACAAGATGTTACAAGGTAGGTTGTTCGCTTATCCGGATGCACAACGATATAGATTGGGTGGAAATTACCAGCTAATACCTGTCAATCGATCAAAAAGTCCTACAAACACATATCAAATGGATGGTTATCGTTCGGAAGAGAATCCTACTTATGATAATTATGAGCCAAATGGGTTTTCTGGGCCAAAAGAGGATATAAGAGTCAGTGAACCACCTCTTCGTATATCTTCAGCTGTAGATCGTTATGACAGCCATAAGGAGAACGACGATTTTTCCCAAGCGGGTGATTTGTATCGTATGTTAAAACCAGAAGAAAGAGATCGGTTGACTTCTGTCATTGCGGGAACTATGAAAGGAATCCCAAAAGATTTGGCGAAAAAGAACATCGAACACTTTGCCAAATGTGATCCCGAATACGGAAAAAAAATCGCCGAAAAGGTAGGTCTGTAG